Part of the Natronobacterium gregoryi SP2 genome, CTGTGCTTTCGATGCGAGTTTCCACGCCCACCCGTCCTCACTCTTTCTCGTTGTCAGTGCCGAATTGCTCGCGTGTCTCTTGGGAACTCATCGTCCGTTGTTCACGAACGTCCTCTTCGGCTTGGAGAAGTGCAACGAGTTCGTCGCGGTCGAACGTGGGATGTTCGACGGCATCACGCAAGGTATACCGGATAAATTCGCTCCGGCTGTTGAATCCTCGTCCTTGCCACGTGTCTTCGATCTCGTTGAGAAACGACCGTGTGACTTTGAAGTTTACCGTGACGATCTCGTCGTCGTTTGTGGCCGCTTCGGACATACGTCTGTATTACTTGCGTATTACT contains:
- a CDS encoding ribbon-helix-helix domain-containing protein — protein: MSEAATNDDEIVTVNFKVTRSFLNEIEDTWQGRGFNSRSEFIRYTLRDAVEHPTFDRDELVALLQAEEDVREQRTMSSQETREQFGTDNEKE